The genomic window GTGCTGAGCTTCGACTCGTGCGGACACTGCCGGAACTGTGTGCGGGCGGCTCCCGCCTACTGCGAATCCTTCGCCTCGCTGAACCTCTTCGGGGGGCGCGAGGAGGGCACGGCTCGGTTCACCGACCTCGACGGAGGGACTCTGGCCCCGAGATGGTTCGGCCAGTCCTCCTTCGCGGAGTACGCGGTGGTCCGTGCCCGCAACGCCGTGAGGGTGGATCCCGCCCTGCCGGTCGAACTGCTGGGACCGCTCGGCTGCGGCTTCCTCACCGGAGCGGGAGCGGTCCTCAACTCCTTCGGGGCCGGTCCCGGTGACACCGTCGCCGTCTTCGGCGCGGGAGCGGTGGGCCTGGCCGCCGTGATGGCCGCCGCGGCCGCCGGGGCGGTCGTGGTGGCCGTCGACCGGCACCCCGAGCGGCTGGCCCTCGCCGAGCGGTTCCGAGCCGTGCCGCTGCACTCCGCCTCAGCCGGCCTGGACGACCGAATCCGCCGTCTGACCGATGGGGGAGCACAGTTCGCGCTGGACACCACCGGTTCCGCCAAGCTGATCAACGACGCTCTGCGCGCTCTGCGGCCCACCGGCCACCTCGGTCTGGTCGCGCGCCTCCACAGCCCGCTCGCGCTCCAGCCGGGGACGCTGGACCGGGGCCGGAGGATCTCGCACATCTGTGAGGGGGACGCGGTGCCCGCCCTGCTGATTCCGCGCCTGACCGCACTCTGGCAGGCGGGGCTCTTTCCCTTCGACCAGCTGATCCGAACCTATCCGCTCGCCGACATCAACGAGGCCGAGCGCGACTGCGATGCCGGACGTGTGGTCAAACCCGTCCTGATTCCGGAGGGGACCGGTCTGTGACCAGGACACCCGGCTCGCAGCGCCTGTGCCACGAAGCACACGCGCCGTCCGCACCCACACCCGGAGGAGCTCCACACATGACCGAGACCGCACAGCAGAGCACCGGAGTGGAGGGCGTGGACGGGGGAGTCGGTGTGACCGCACTCCTGGTGGCCGCGGCACGGGCGATCGAGACCCATCGTCACGACAGCCTGGCACGGGATGTCCACGCCGAGCACTTCGTGCGCGCCGCACCTGCCTCTGTGGACTGGCCCGTCCGGATCCAGCAGGTTCCGGACGGTGACGCGAACCCGCTGTGGGGGCGCTTCGCGCGCTACTTCGGCCTTCGGACACGGGTCCTCGACGACTTCGTGCTGCGTTCGGTGCACGGCAAGGGCCTACGCCAAGTCGTCCTGTTCGGAGCGGGACTTGACACACGGGCGTACCGGCTCGACCTGCCTTCGGGCTGTGTGGTCTACGAGATCGACCGGGCGGGCGTCCTGGCCTTCAAACGTGAGGTGCTGGACGGCTCATCCGCCCGGCCGAAGGCGGCCCGTGTGGCGATTCCGCTGGACCTGCGCGCCGACTGGGCGGCAGCGCTGGCCGAGTCGGGCTTCGACCCGGCCGAACCGGCTGTCTGGCTGGCCGAGGGGCTGTTGTTCTATCTGCCGGCCGCTGCCGAGACCAACCTCATCGACACGGTGGACCGGCTCAGCGCGGACGGCAGTTCCCTGGCCTACGAGGTCAAGCTGGAGAAGGACCTGCTGACGTACCGGCACAGTCCGCTCTACGTGGCGACGAAGGAGCAGCTCGGCATCGACCTGCTCGATCTGTTCGACGCGGAAGCGCGACCCGACTCCGCGGGGAACCTCGCGGGCAAGGGCTGGTTCACCTCGGTGCACACCCCCTTCGAGTTCACCCACCGACACGGACGCGGTCCACTGCCCGAGCAGAACGACGCGCTGGAGGGAAACCGCTGGGTGTTCGCCGAAAAGCAACGGCCGTGACATGGAGTCCCGTCGCACGGTCCGTTGACGGACCCCCCTGACGGCACAGGCAGGAACCTCGGCGCAACATGTACGTGTTGGGTCGCGTCTGCTCGGCGTCAGCCGGAGCACGGCCCCTGTCAGTACGGCGAGTCCGACTTGGCCCGCACCCGTGAGGACGTCCTCCACCGCCGGCTCGGCGGGACGCTGCCGCCGAGCTCGGACCGCACGCGGGACCGGGCTCGGTCCGCTCGCCCCCTGATCAGCCGGCTCGCGTCGGCCTGGGGCGCCGCATGGACAGAAGGGCGCGCATGGCTCGGCCGCGGGGCGACTGCGGTCCGTTCGGACACGGAGTGGATTGCTCGAACGGCCCATGAGCTGACCCGGCCGTCCCGGTCCGCCCTTGCCACCGGGGGCGGAGAAGTCGCCTGTGCCGGGGGGCGCTTCGAAGCGCCCGCACAGCTGTCGTCATAATTGACGCGGCAATTAAAGCGAGCAAGTGCAGCAGCATCGTTGCGCGCGGGACGGCCTGCTGCCTCTCCAACGGAATGAGATCATGGCGAAAATTCTGCTTACGTCGACGCCGTTCCAAGGCCATGTCGCACCGATCGAAGCGATCGCGGCCGACCTGACGAATCGCGGGCACGAGGTGTTGGTCTATACGGGCGCCCGGTTCGAGGAGCGGGTGCTGAGGACCGGAGCGCGCTTCGTCCCGTACGCCGCGGAGGTCGACTACGACGACCGTGACCTCGACGGTTCCTTCCCGGGGCGCAAACACCTGGCTCCCGTAGACCGCTTCAACTTCGACCTGAAGCACGTCTTCGCCGACGCGATTCCCGCCCATGACGAGCGCATTCAGAAGTTGCTCACGGAGTTTCCGGCCTCGGTGGTCATGGGTGAGGTGGGCTCCTTCGGGCTCCTTCCGATGGCCCTGCGCGCCCCGCGTGGCCGACGCCCGCTGGTGGTCACGGTCAGTGCGGATCCGCCGCTCTTCGACAGCGTGGACACCGCACCTTACGGGCCGGGCCTGCCGCCTCCGGCCGTCGACGAAGACCGGGCCCGGTACGAGGGGATCAGGCAGGATGCGCGGGCCATGTTCGCCGACGGGCAGCAGCATGTCGAAAGGGTCTTCGCGTCGATGGGAGTCACACTTCCCGACTTCATCTTCAACGCCTGCGCCACGATTCCCGACCGCATGCTCCAGCTGACCGTGCCCGAGTTCGAGTACCCTCGCAGCGACGCGCCGGAAGGGTTCCGCTGCATCGGCCCGCTGCCGCCCGCCCCGGAGCCCGATTCCCACCTCCCCGAATGGTGGCACGACCTGCCGGCCGGGCGGCCGGTCGTCGTCGTCACGCAGGGAACTCTGGAGAACGACGATCTCACCCAGCTCCTCATTCCCACGCTCCGTGCCCTCGCGGACATGGACGTCACCGTCATCGCGGCCACGGCCCGCCCTGACGGGCCCGGCATGGTGCGTGAGGTGATGGGGGAGACCATTCCCGGGAATGCCCATGTGGCCGGCTTCGTCCCCTTCGACCGGCTGCTGCCCGCCGCTGACCTTCTGATCACCAACGCCGGATACGGCGGTGTGCAGACGGCACTGCGCCACGGCGTTCCCCTTGTGGTGGGTGGAGAGACCGAGGGCAAGCCCGAGGTGGCCGCCCGCGTCGAGTGGTCCGGCGTCGGCATCAATCTGCGCACCGCCCGGCCCGACGTGGCTGCCATCCGTAGCGCCGTCGACCAGGTACTGAGCGGCTCGCGCTACCGTGAGCGCGCGGACTGGATCCGAACCCGTATCCAGCAGAGCCGCCCCTTCGACGCCATCGCCGAGATCGTCGAACAGGCGTAACGGCCTGCGCGCGGGCACCTGCGGTGCGGGCGGCACGTCCCCGCGCCGAGGCGTCCGTCATCCCGGCGCGACGCCCGGGTGCCCGCGCGCCGTGCGCCCGGCCGGCTCCTTGCCGCACAGGGGTGCGCGCCCCCTGATCGCCACCGGGTCGGCCGTCCGGCTGCCCGGAGGGCGCGCCCGCGCGTGGTCGCCTTCACGCACATGTGGTCCGGATCACGTGGGTCCGACCATTGACCCTCCTGTTTCAAACCGGTTTAGTTAACGCCAGTTGAACGTCTAAACCGGTTTAGAAGCCAGTGGGGGGACGTTCTCCACCGGTCGCCCGGTTCCCCGGGTGCACAGAGAGCGGAAGGCGCCATGGCTCGGAAGCCCACCATCGACGACGTCGCACAGCGTGCGGGTGTCTCGCGCAGTTCCGTCTCGTTCGCCCTGAACAACCGGCCCGGCATCGCAGAGGAGACCAAGCAACGCATCCTGGCGGTCGCGGCCGAACTCGGGTGGACCCCGAGCCGTCCGGCCCGGGCGCTGTCGCTCGGCAAGGCAGGAGCCTTCGGTCTCGTCCTCGCGAGGGAACCGGACCTGATCGGCGCCGACCTGTTCTTCCCGGCTTTCATAGCGGGCGTCGAGGTCGCCCTGGGCGAGCGCGGCGACGGGCTCATGGTGCATCTGACCACCCCCGAGCGGGAGCCGTCCGTGTACGAACGGCTGGCCGCCGACCGCCGGGTGGACGGCGTGCTCCTCACCGACCTGCGCCACGACGATCCACGGCCCGCCCTGATGCACCGGCTCGGGCTGCCCGCGGTCGTGGTGGGACAGAGCGAGTGGAGCGACGGGCTCAGCTCCGTGAGCCTCGACGACCGGCCCGCCTACGTCGACGCCGTCCGGCGCCTCGCCGAGCTGGGACACCGGCGTATCGCCCATGTCGAAGGCCCCCAGGAGCTCCGCCACGCGCACCGCCGTCGGGTAGCCTGGGAGCAGACTTTGCACGCCCTGGGACTGCCGGAAGGGCCCGTACGGCCCGGCGGCTTCACGGCCGAGGGCGGCGCCCGCGCCACTCGCGAGCTGCTGTCGCTGGCCGAGCCGCCCACCGCGATCGTCTACGGAAACGACCTCGCCGCGACGGCAGGACTGTCCGTGGCGCAGGAACTCGGCGTTTCGGTACCGGACCGCCTCTCGGTCGTCGGCTACGACGACACCAGTCTCACCCGCTACACGCACCCGCCGCTCTCCTCCGCCCGCGCCGACGCGCGCGGCTGGGGCGAGGCCGCGGCCCGTGCTCTGGACCGGGTGCTGTCCGGCGAGGAGGTGGCACACGTGGTGCTGCCGCCCGCCGAGTTCATCCCCCGTGCCTCGATCGGCCCCGCGCCCCGTACCTGACGGCCGGGTCGCCGGGCCGATCGAGGCACGGCAAGGAATGTCCGTCCGGCGACGAGGCCGGGCGTGAACAGTTCGGAGAGTTTGCATGCTGAGGAGAACGGCGTACTCGCTGGTCGCGCTCGCACTCGCGGGTGCCGCGACCGCGACCGCCTGTGGGCGGTCGGCACCGGATCAGGCGACCGCGGCGACCGCACGCGGTCCCATCACGATCTGGCTGTCGAACAACGCCCAGGAAGTGGCCTGGGGCAAGAGCATGGTCGGCGCCTGGAACAAGATCCATCCGGACCAGCACGTCACGGTCCAGCAGATCCCGGCGGGTAAGACCTCCGAGGAAGCCATCAGCGCCTCGATCATCGCGGGCACAAGCGCGTGCCTGGTCTACAACACGGCGCCCGCCTCGGTGCCGACCTTCGAGAAGCAGAACGGTCTCGTGCCGCTCAGTGACTTCTCCGACGGTGACGCCTACATCCAGAAGCGGGGTGGCGCGCTCACCGACCAGTACAAGTCGCAGGACGGCAAGTTCTACCAGCTGCCCTGGAAGAGCAACCCGGTGATGATCCTCTACAACAAGAAGATCTTCGCGAAGGCCGGTCTCGACCCCGAGCACCCCCAGCTGGCGACCTACAGCCAGTTCCTGAAGACCTCCCGCACCCTGGTGCACAGCGGCGCCGCCAGGGCGGCGATCTGGCCTGCACCCAGCAGCGAGTTCTTCCAGTCGTGGCTCGACTTCTACCCCGCCTTCGCCGCGCAGACCGGCGGCAAGCAGCTCATCGAGAACGGCAAGCCGCAGTTCGACTCGCCGGCCGGCCGCCAGGTGGCGGCGTTCTGGCGCAAGCTGTACTCCGAGAAGCTCGCGCCGCAGGAGATGTATCCCGGTGACGCGGTCAACGACGGCAAGGCCGCCATGGCCACCGTCGGAGCCTGGGCGGTCTCCGCATACAAGGACAGCGTCGACATCGGTGTGGCCCCCGTGCCGACGGCCAAGGGGAAGTCGCCCGACGACACGTACTCCTTCAGCGACGAGAAGTCCGCCGCGATGTTCAGCGCCTGCCGCAACCGGGGCACGGCCTGGGACCTGCTGAAGTTCTCCAGCTCCGCCCAGCAGGACGGGAAGTTCCTCGAAGCGACCGGCCAGATGCCGATGCGCGAGGACCTCACCGAACGCTACCCGGACTTCTTCGCGAAGAAGCCGCTGTACAACGCGTTCGCACGGCAGGCCGAGCATGTGGTCGAGGTCCCCAACGTGCCGGGTTCCGTCGACATCTGGCAGGCCTTCCGCGACGAGTGGACGAAGTCCGTCGTCTTCGGCGACCAGCCCACCGACACCGGTCTGCGCAAGGCCTCGGAGAAGATATCCGAGCTGCTCGACGAGTACGGGGACCAGTCATGACGAACCTCCGATCCGCCGTCACCGCCCCCCGCGCGGGTACCGCCGTCGTCGGCGGCCGCGGGCCGGCCGAAGGCGCCGCCTCCCGCCACCGACGGCTCACCACCCGGACCGGCGCACTGTTCGTGACGCCGTACGTGCTGTTCCTGCTCGTCGTGTTCGCGATCCCCATGGTCTACACGTTGTGGATCTCCGTTCACCGCTTCTACTTCACGGCTCCCGGCACACACGCGGACTCGCCCTGGGTCGGGCTCTCCAACTACCGGGACGTCTTCACCGACCCCGTCGTAGGGCGCGCCTTCCTCAACATCGCCGTCTTCCTCGTGATCAACGTGCCGCTCACGGTGCTCCTGGCGCTCGTCCTGGCAGCGGCGCTCAACGCGAAGATCCGCTTCCGTGCCTTCTTCCGTGCCGCTTACTACCTGCCGTACATCACGGCGAGCGTCGCGCTCGTCGCCGTGTGGCAGTTCCTGTTCGGGTCGGACGGCTTCGTCAACCATCTCCTCGGCTCGCACGCACCGGATCCCTCGTGGCTGGTCAACTCACACCTCGCGATGCCGATGATCGCCGTCTTCGTCACCTGGAAGCAGCTCGGCTTCTTCGTGATGCTGTACCTCGCCGCACTCCAGAACGTCGGCAAGGAGCTGTACGAGGCGGCCTCCGTGGACGGGGCCGGGCGCATCCGGCAGTTCTTCTCGGTGACCGTGCCGGGAGTACGGCCGGCCACGACCCTCGTCGTGATCTACGCGATCATCACCGGCGCCAACCTCTTCAGTGAGCCCTACCTGCTGACGGGCGGCGGCGGCCCCGACCACGCCTCCACCTCACCCGTCCTGCTCATGTACCAGAAGGGCATCGAGCAGGGGCACCCCGACTTCGCGGCCGCCCTGGGCGTGGTCCTGGTGGCCTTCGTCCTCGTCATCTCGCTGGCCGCCCGCAAGCTCACCGAGAGGGGCAACTGACATGAGCGTCTCCACTCCGGCCCCGGGGTCCAGCACTCCGATGAGCCCGGCCGTGAAAACACCGTCCTCCGGTACCCGGAGGGCCCGCCCCCGGTCCGCCGGCGCGCACCGCACCCGGGGGACGGTCGTCAAGTACGCCGTCCTCTCGCTGGGCGCGGTCGCCTTCCTCTTCCCCTTCTACTACATGATCGTCGGCTCGCTGCGGAAGACGACGACGGGTGATCTGTCCTCAGCCGTGCCCAGCGGACTGACCGGCAGCAGCTACACGGCCGTCAACGGCGCGATCTCGCTGGGGCGCTCCCTGCTGAACTCCGGGATCATGACGATCGGTGTCCTCCTGTGCACCCTCGTCTTCGGGGTGCTCGCCGGCTACGCGCTGGCCCAGCTGCAGTTCCGCGGCCGGGGGACCGTGTTCGCCTCGCTGATGCTCGTGCAGATGGTGCCCTTCCAGCTGCTGACGCTGCCGCTGTACGTCCTCGTGGTCCGCGACTACGGGCTGGGCGACAACTACGTCGGCATGATCCTTCCGTTCGCGATCAACTCGACGGCCGTCTTCCTCTTCCGCCAGTTCTTCCTCCAGCTGCCGCAGTCCCTCTTCGAGGCAGCGCGTCTGGACGGCGCGGGCGAACTGCGCATCCTCTGGAAGATCGCCCTGCCGATGGCGCGGCCCGCGGTACTCACCGCGATGCTGCTGACCTTCATCGGACCGTGGAACGAGTTCCTGTGGCCGTTCCTCGTCACGAAGAACGCCGACATGCAGCCTCTGGCCGTCTCCCTCGCCAGCTTCCTGTCCAACCTCCAGGGCACGGTCGCCAACCCGACCGGCGCCCTCCTGGCCGGCGCCTGTGTGCTGGCCGCCCCCGCTGTGGCGCTGTTCATCCTCTTCCAGCGCCACTTCACCTCGACAGACATCGACTCCGGAGTAAAGGGCTGATTTCCCGCATGAGCACCACCAGCACCACCTCGCACATCCCGTACCGACTGGTGCGCAAAGGCCTGATCATGTCCCCGCTTCCCGGCGAGGCGAACGAGGCCGAGGGAGTCCTGAACCCCGCGTCGGGCCGCACCCCCGACGGCCGTCTGCACCTGCTGCCGCGCCTGGTGGCCGAGGGCAACGTGTCCCGTGTGGGCCTTGCCGAGGTCACCTTCACCGACGGTGTGCCCAGTGGCGTCGAGCGACGCGGAGTCGTCCTTTCGCCCGACGAGGGCTGGGAGCGTGGCAAGAACAACGCCGGCGTCGAGGACCCGCGCGTCACCTGGATACCCTCGCTCGGCAAGCACGTCATGTCCTACGTCGCCTACGGTCCGCTCGGCCCGAAGCCGGCCCTCGCCGTGTCCGAGGACCTGACCAGCTGGACCCGCCTCGGCCCGGTCCAGTTCGCCTACCAGCCGGACCTCGACACCGATCTCAACCTCTTCCCGAACAAGGACGTCGTCCACTTCCCCGAGCCCGTACCCGGCCCGGACGGCGAGCCCGCGTACGCGATGCTGCACCGCCCCATGTGGGACCTCGGCTGGTTCCGCCCCGGCGAAGGCGTCCACCTGCCGGCCGGGATCACCGACGAACGGCCCGGCATCTGGATCTCGTACGTGCCGGTCGCCGAGGTCGAGGCCGACATCCGCGCCCTCGCCCGCCCCCGCGACCACCGCCTCGTCGCCCTGTCCGAGCACCCGTGGGAAGAGCTGAAGATCGGCGGCGGCCCCGCCCCGATCCGCGTCCCCGAGGGCTGGCTCCTCATCCACCACGGCGTCTCCGGCCACATCGAGGACCCCTTCGCACAGAACCAGAGCGTGTCCTACGCGGCCGGTGCGATGATCCTCGACCCGGCCGACCCCTCGAAGGTCCTCGCCCGTTCCGAGGAGCCACTGATGGCGCCCGAGACGGAGGAGGAGCGCGCCGGCACCGTGCCGAACGTCGTCTTCCCGACCGCCATCGAGGAGGTCGACGGACAGCTGTACGTGTTCTACGGCATGGCCGACGCGCACATCGGCGTCGCCCTCCTGGAGCGCACGGCATGACATCCGCGCCGGCCCCACTCGGCCTCGGACTGGTCGGCTGCGGCGGCTTCGGGGCATACGTCCTGGACGCCGTGGCCGGCCTCCCCGGGCTGAGGCCGACCGCCGTCGCCGACCCCGACCCCGTACGGGCGAAGGCGCTCGGCGAACGGTACGGCGTCCCCGCGCTCGGCTCCCTGGAGGAGCTGCTGGAGCGCGAGGACGTGGCGGCCGTCGCCATCGCCACACCGCCGGCCGCGCACGCCGCGATGGCCACGGCCGCCCTGCGCGCCGGCCGGCACGTCTTCTGCGAGAAGCCGCTCGCGACCACCACCGAGGGCGCCCGCGCCGTGGCCCGCGAGGCCGAGCGCGCCGGGCGTGCCCTCGTCGTCGACCACGTCCTGCGCTACAACCCGCTCCTGAGGGCCCTGCAAGGGCTCATCGGTGAAGGGCTGCTCGCGTCCCCGCGCCGGTTCCTCTTCGAGAACGACGCATCCGACCAGGACCTCGGCCCCGGTCACTGGTTCTGGGACCCCGCACACAGCGGAGGCATCTTCGTCGAGCACGGCGTGCACTTCTTCGACGCGGCGCGCGCCCTGCTGGGCTCCGATCCGCTCAGCGTGCGCGCGACCGAGGTACGCCGGCCGGGCGGGCCCGTCGACATGGTCAGCGCCGACGTCCTCCACCCGGGCGGGGTTCTCGCCTCCCACCTCCACTCCTTCACCCACGCGCACCGCTGCGAACGCCAGTTGATGCGCCTGGACCACGGCTTCGCCGAGACCAGGATCGACGGCTGGATCCCGGTCCGGGCCGAGATCTCGGCGTGGACCGACGAGAACGGCGCCGAGGCGTGGGAGAAGCTGCCCGCCCGGGCGGAGGCGCTGCTCCACGTGGACGGCTTCCGTCCGCACGGTGGCGAGCGCGTCTCCGTCACCGTCGAACGAGACGCCGGCGCCCGCGCCCCCGCGCGCGGACGCGGAGAGACGCGCGTCGTGCCGCACCACGTCCGCGCCGTCCTCGATCTCGGCGGCGAGGCCCGCAAACCGCACGTCTACACCGAGAGCGTCCGTGCCGCCGTCGCCGATCTGGTCCGTGTCGCGCGTGACGGAGGTACCCCGGTCGCCGACGCGGTGGCCGGTCTCACCGCCGTCGCCGTCGCGGAAGCCGCCACGCTGGCCGCCGTCACGGGCACCGAACAGCTCGTTCCGGGGCTCGACGGCACCCCGGGTACCAGCGCACCACCGCACCTCCAGGAGTCTTCATGAGCTGGTGGCAGGACACCGTCTGCTACGAGTTGTACCCCCGCGCCTTCGCCGACTGGGACGGTGACGGGACCGGCGACCTCGCCGGAGCGACAGCCCGCCTCGGTCACATCGCGGAACTCGGCGCGGACGCCGTGTGGATCACGCCGTTCTACCCCTCGCCGCTCGCGGACGGTGGTTACGACATCGCCGACCACAGCGCCGTCGCCGCCGACCTCGGCACCTCCGAGGACTTCGACCGGCTCACCGACCGCGCCCACGACCTGGGCCTGAAGCTCATCGTCGACCTCGTGCCGAACCACACCTCCGACCAGCACCCCTGGTTCCAGGAGGCGCTCGCCGCGGGCCCCGGCTCCACCGCCCGCGGCCGCTACCTGTTCCGCCAGGGCCGTGGCCTCGCCGGCGAACTCCCGCCGAACGACTGGCAGTCCGCCTTCGGCGGTCCCGCGTGGACCCGCGTGGCAGACGGCGAGTGGTACTGCCACCTGCACGCGTCCGAGCAACCGGACCTCAACTGGCGGGAGGCGGAGGTTCGTTCCGCTTTCGCCGACATCCTCCGGTACTGGCTGGACCGGGGCGTCGACGGCTTCCGCATCGACGTCGCGCACGCCCTCTTCAAGGCCGAGGGCATGCCGGACGCCGGCCCCGGCCAACACCAGGACCCGCTGCGCAACCACCTCATGCCCTACTACGACCAGGAGGAACTGCACCCGCTGTACCGCGAATGGCGCAAGCTCCTGGACACCCACCCCGCGCCGCCGGGTGCAGTGGCCCCGCACGACCGGGTCATGGTCGCCGAATCCGCCGTGTTCGACCCGGCCAGGCTCGCCCGCTACATCCGCCCCGACGAGATGCACCAGGCCTTCAACTTCGCTTTCCTGGAGGCCGCCTGGGACCCGGTCGAGCTCCGCCGCGTCATCGACGCCTCCCTGTCCGCGCCCGGAGGGGGAGCCGTCACCTGGCTGCTCTCCAGCCACGACGCGGTGCGGCCGGTGACCCGTCTCGGCTCCGCCCGCCGCGCGCGGGCCGCCGCCCTGCTCATGCTCGCACTGCCCGGCTCCGCCTATATCTACCAGGGCGAGGAACTGGGCCTGCCGCAGGCCACCGTCCCGGACCACCGCATCCGCGACCCGCTGTGGGAACGCTCCGGTCACACCGACCGGGGACGTGACGGCTCCCGCGTGCCGCTGCCCTGGTCCGGTGACCTCCCCCCGTACGGATTCACCACCGCCCGGGCCGAGCGCACCTGGCTGCCGCAACCGGACGACTGGGCCCCGTACACTGTGGCCGCACAGGAACGGGACCCCGCCTCCACACTCACCCTGTACCGCGAAGCGCTCCGTCTGCGTCGCGCACACCCCGCGCACGAACCGACGGCCGCACCCCGTTGGTACTCGGCGCCGACCGACCCGTACCTCGCCTTCCGCCGCTCCGCGCTGACCTGCGTCGTCAACTTCGGCACGCAGCCGCTGCCGTGGGCCGCGCTCGGCGTGACAGGCAGCCCCGTACTCACGAGCGGACCCCTCGACGGCGGCACGATCCCGCCCGACACAGCGGTGTGGCTCATCGACGACACGGATCCGCAGCACAACGAAGATCCGCAGCACTACGAAGGAGTCGGCCATGGCCGCGTCCACTGAACCCTCTCCGCGCACCGACCTTTCCTCGCTGGTCAAGGCGTACGACGTGCGCGGCGTCGTCCCCGACCAGTGGGACGAGTCGACGGCCGAGCTGTTCGGCGCAGCGTTCGTGCGGGTCACCGGAGCGCGCGCGCTCGTGACCGGGCACGACATGCGCAGCACCTCGCCCGGCCTCGCGCGTGCCTTCGCACGAGGCGCCGCAGCACAGGGAGCCGACGTCACCGAGACCGGCCTGTGCTCCACGGACCAGCTCTACTACGCCTCCGGCGCGCTCGGCCTGCCCGGCGCCATGTTCACCGCCTCGCACAACCCCGCCCGCTACAACGGCATCAAGATGTGCCGCGCCGGCGCCGCACCGATCGGTCAGGACAGCGGCCTGGCCGAGATCCGCGCGCTCGTCGAGCAGTGGTCCGACAACGGTGCGCCCTCGCCGTCCCCGGAACGCACCGGCACCGTCACGCACCACGACACCTTGACGGAGTACGCGCGCCACCTGCGCACCCTGGTCGACCTCACGGCGATCCGCCGGCTGAAGGTCGTCGTGGACGCGGGCAACGGCATGGGGGGCCACACCGTGCCGACCGTACTCGCCGGGCTCCCCGTCGACGTCGTACCGCTGTACTTCACCCTCGACGGCAGCTTCCCCAACCACGAGGCCAACCCGCTCGACCCGGCCAACATCGTCGACCTCCAGGCCCGTGTACGCGCCGAGCACGCCGACCTCGGCCTCGCCTTCGACGGCGACGCCGACCGCTGTTTCGTCGTCGACGAACGGGGCGAGCCGGTCTCACCCTCCGCCGTCACCGCACTCGTGGCCTCCCGCGAACTCGCACGCAGGCCCGGCGCCACCGTTCTGCACAACCTGATCACCTCGCGCGCCGTGCCCGAGGTGATCCGTGAGGCCGGTGGCACACCTGTGCGCACCCGCGTCGGCCACTCCTTCATCAAGGCCGAGATGGCCCGCACCGGTGCGGTCTTCGGTGGCGAGCACTCCGCGCACTACTACTTCGCCGACTTCTGGAACGCCGACACAGGGATGCTCGCCGCGCTCCACGTCCTCGCCGCGCTCGGCGGACAGGACGGCACCCTCTCGGCCCTCACGCGCAGCTTCGAGCGGTACGCCGCCTCCGGAGAGATCAACTCCACCGTCGGGGACCCGGCCGACCGCCTCGCCGCCGTCCGTACCGCCTGGCGCGACCGGACCGGCGTGACCCTCGACGAACTCGACGGCCTCACCGTCGAAGGCGACAACTGGTGGTTCAACCTCCGGCCGTCCAACACGGAGCCGCTGCTGCGGCTCAACGTCGAGGCCCGCGACCCGGACACCATGCGGACCCTGCGC from Streptomyces sp. NBC_01341 includes these protein-coding regions:
- a CDS encoding Gfo/Idh/MocA family protein, translating into MTSAPAPLGLGLVGCGGFGAYVLDAVAGLPGLRPTAVADPDPVRAKALGERYGVPALGSLEELLEREDVAAVAIATPPAAHAAMATAALRAGRHVFCEKPLATTTEGARAVAREAERAGRALVVDHVLRYNPLLRALQGLIGEGLLASPRRFLFENDASDQDLGPGHWFWDPAHSGGIFVEHGVHFFDAARALLGSDPLSVRATEVRRPGGPVDMVSADVLHPGGVLASHLHSFTHAHRCERQLMRLDHGFAETRIDGWIPVRAEISAWTDENGAEAWEKLPARAEALLHVDGFRPHGGERVSVTVERDAGARAPARGRGETRVVPHHVRAVLDLGGEARKPHVYTESVRAAVADLVRVARDGGTPVADAVAGLTAVAVAEAATLAAVTGTEQLVPGLDGTPGTSAPPHLQESS
- a CDS encoding glycoside hydrolase family 13 protein produces the protein MSWWQDTVCYELYPRAFADWDGDGTGDLAGATARLGHIAELGADAVWITPFYPSPLADGGYDIADHSAVAADLGTSEDFDRLTDRAHDLGLKLIVDLVPNHTSDQHPWFQEALAAGPGSTARGRYLFRQGRGLAGELPPNDWQSAFGGPAWTRVADGEWYCHLHASEQPDLNWREAEVRSAFADILRYWLDRGVDGFRIDVAHALFKAEGMPDAGPGQHQDPLRNHLMPYYDQEELHPLYREWRKLLDTHPAPPGAVAPHDRVMVAESAVFDPARLARYIRPDEMHQAFNFAFLEAAWDPVELRRVIDASLSAPGGGAVTWLLSSHDAVRPVTRLGSARRARAAALLMLALPGSAYIYQGEELGLPQATVPDHRIRDPLWERSGHTDRGRDGSRVPLPWSGDLPPYGFTTARAERTWLPQPDDWAPYTVAAQERDPASTLTLYREALRLRRAHPAHEPTAAPRWYSAPTDPYLAFRRSALTCVVNFGTQPLPWAALGVTGSPVLTSGPLDGGTIPPDTAVWLIDDTDPQHNEDPQHYEGVGHGRVH
- a CDS encoding carbohydrate ABC transporter permease, which produces MSVSTPAPGSSTPMSPAVKTPSSGTRRARPRSAGAHRTRGTVVKYAVLSLGAVAFLFPFYYMIVGSLRKTTTGDLSSAVPSGLTGSSYTAVNGAISLGRSLLNSGIMTIGVLLCTLVFGVLAGYALAQLQFRGRGTVFASLMLVQMVPFQLLTLPLYVLVVRDYGLGDNYVGMILPFAINSTAVFLFRQFFLQLPQSLFEAARLDGAGELRILWKIALPMARPAVLTAMLLTFIGPWNEFLWPFLVTKNADMQPLAVSLASFLSNLQGTVANPTGALLAGACVLAAPAVALFILFQRHFTSTDIDSGVKG
- a CDS encoding glycoside hydrolase family 130 protein; this translates as MSTTSTTSHIPYRLVRKGLIMSPLPGEANEAEGVLNPASGRTPDGRLHLLPRLVAEGNVSRVGLAEVTFTDGVPSGVERRGVVLSPDEGWERGKNNAGVEDPRVTWIPSLGKHVMSYVAYGPLGPKPALAVSEDLTSWTRLGPVQFAYQPDLDTDLNLFPNKDVVHFPEPVPGPDGEPAYAMLHRPMWDLGWFRPGEGVHLPAGITDERPGIWISYVPVAEVEADIRALARPRDHRLVALSEHPWEELKIGGGPAPIRVPEGWLLIHHGVSGHIEDPFAQNQSVSYAAGAMILDPADPSKVLARSEEPLMAPETEEERAGTVPNVVFPTAIEEVDGQLYVFYGMADAHIGVALLERTA
- a CDS encoding carbohydrate ABC transporter permease, which translates into the protein MTNLRSAVTAPRAGTAVVGGRGPAEGAASRHRRLTTRTGALFVTPYVLFLLVVFAIPMVYTLWISVHRFYFTAPGTHADSPWVGLSNYRDVFTDPVVGRAFLNIAVFLVINVPLTVLLALVLAAALNAKIRFRAFFRAAYYLPYITASVALVAVWQFLFGSDGFVNHLLGSHAPDPSWLVNSHLAMPMIAVFVTWKQLGFFVMLYLAALQNVGKELYEAASVDGAGRIRQFFSVTVPGVRPATTLVVIYAIITGANLFSEPYLLTGGGGPDHASTSPVLLMYQKGIEQGHPDFAAALGVVLVAFVLVISLAARKLTERGN